The following nucleotide sequence is from Podospora bellae-mahoneyi strain CBS 112042 chromosome 1 map unlocalized CBS112042p_1, whole genome shotgun sequence.
ttgcCAAGAGGGGAGGCGGGAgtaggagggagaggaagaggaaggttaGAAGtgaggggaagggtgggatGTGTCCGGGGGTTaaagagggtggtgaggtttgggTGTGAAGAGGTGGACATGGGCTGGATACACCTGACATTGGGAATTGCATATGGCGTTTCGGTTGAGATGATAGGCTTTGTTTGGTCTGTGGGAGAGATAGACATGTGGCGACATTGCGGCGTTGTGGTATTCCGGTAAGAATATTTGGGTAGATATTTGATGAATTATCAGACATAATGGACATTGTGAAATATGCTTCCTAGACCTGTCGTCAGCAACGTCTGGAATATGCTGTTGTGAATGTTCGACATACTTGGTATGAGAGCTCGAGCTCGTTTTCTAATCAACAAGTTAATTGAGGGATCAATAAGAAAGAGGCTCAGGGACCAGGACAGGACTACCTACCATATTTCCCCGTGAACCACCAGGCCGGCGACGGGTATGCAATCGCGAAACAAATGGCGTTGTGGACGGCTCAACTTTCACATGCTAGAGGAAAACGGTTCCCCCACGATTGTGGGTCCCGGGATCTGGTTTCCAGGCCCCTGCGTCATTTTTGCGGGGAACCCTGCCAAACACAGCGCGCCCTGGAATGTTGGAAGGCCGCACCACAGCGCTGCAGCGGTGCCGCCGCCATGGGCACCCCCGTCGCCAGCCGGTCGCACATGCTCGGCTATGAAGTGCTATCAAGAGCCGCTGATCCTCTTTGTCGATGACACCAAAACATTTTGCGACTCTCCCATCCTTTTCCTCCGGACCTATAGAAGCCTTTACGACGACATTTCCATGAGGTAGACCACGaattcttctcctccagcgcTGCACGCACTCATATATCCCGCCTACACCGTCCTTGCGCTCCTCCGTCGCCCGCTGAGAAAAACGTTTCGTCATCCGGCTAGCTGCGATAACCGAGGCACCATgtcagccaccaccatccagaGCCTCAAGGTGTGACGCAACCACCACTTCGACTGTCTAGAGAATCCAAGGTTGACATGACGAATAGGTTCTTGTAGAGAGCATCATTCTCGACCCAAAATACCATGACATCCTCACAGTTGTCAAGGGCGCACGCAATGGCGCTGTCTACGGCGCAAAAGTCCGCTTTCCACATGCCTTGGTGTAGGTTTTCAGATCACAGCCCGTACATCTCGCCGCAGCCTGCTGACCATAATGTGTACAGGATGATAATGCTCTTTCGCTCCGGAACGTATGTATTTTCAACTATCCTGCGCCGACCCGTCTCCCCGAGATTAACGCTGCATTCGTCCCCCTGATACAGGTTGCGTGAGAAAGTACGACTCATTTTCAATGCTACAAAAACACACGCCCTGAATTTGGCAAAGTTTGCGACAATATACAAGTCAACATGCTTGCTTCTGAAGCTGTACGGGGCTACGCCGGGCAAAGAAGGTAAGAAACGAGGAGCCTCGGTTCGGCAACACAAGACGACGCTAACATACCGAAGGCCCTTATGACAGCTTTATTGCCGGTCTTCTAGGCGGCTACGTTGTGTTTGGCCAGCGGTCCAAGCGCGGCAAGATCTCGAGCGTCAGCCAGCAAATCGTCATCTACATCTTTGCGCGCGTcgcgctggcgctggcgcgTCTGGCAGTCAAGCCCGGGTATGGTCTTCCGGGGGTGTCAGAACCGAAGCAGAGTGCGGCGATCAGTCACTATGCCTGGCCAGTCTTTGCCAGCATGTCATGGGCAGCCGTGATGCATCTCTTCAGATGGCATGCCGCCGAGCTGCAGCCTAGTTTGCGCAGCAGCATGGTTTACATCTACCAGAATTCTGACGACTGGGACGGGCTACGGAACTTTATATGGCACAACAAATGAGGGATCAGTGTACGATGGAGACATGATAAAGGATATTTCAAGGGCGTTCATACGGTTGTATAATCACGGTGGCTTCTAGATCTGCTCGCAGCTCCTAGCATCAGCATTGGCTTCTCGCATTCTTGGTTACAGTCCGGCTATGGGAACCCAGGGTTTTGTTTTAGAGGAGGTCTATGCTGTGGTGGATCGGTAATGGAGGATTACAGTACCTATCTTGAGTATGAATTTCAGACACAGACTTGTGAATCTCGGCAGTTTGGACACGTTACCGGGCCTCTTGCTTTTCTGTCTAGGTCCTTCCTAAACCGGGTCTGCTCGTTGGTGCTTGCTAAAGACTGTCCGGGCAGGCAGGTCCTCAAAGGGGGCTTCTCACCACCTAACAGGCAGGGCAGGAGGAAATCTGACCAGCTCGGTCCCGTGTGCCCGTCGTCAGAAAAGGACACTGGAGGGTGATCAAGTACCTCAACTTTGCAGCAGCAAGCCTGGGCATCTTTTCTCCCCTTTCTTCCTCAATCGTCCGCTGCCGTGCATTCACTTTCGTTTTTGGGcaaaccaaccaacatcAGTCCCATCGGTACTTGACGACAGTCTTATCCAACATGGATTCTCAATCTGGCAACACGACTACGCGTCCGCCACAAGACACAACTACACCTCCGCAACACACGGCTGCAATTCCGCAAATCATAATTTCGCCTCCGCGAGACACGACTCCGCCTCCACTATTCCCAACTACGCCTCCGCAAGACACTACAGCCTCCCCAAGCAGCGATGATGCTCCTCTCAAACCCATCGTCGTCGCTCTTCGAAGGTTGCCTAGAACTGGGCACTATGAGCCTGTCATGTGGTATCCAGGCCCCGATTACCATTGGAGTATCACAACTGCGGAGCAACATGCCTTGCTCCTTTCTCCAGAAATGGCCAAACCAGACCCCCCCTCGCACGTTGAAGAAATTATCACACCATTCTTTTCACTTGACCTTCCTCGCTTTTCCCGTTTATCGCCAGGTTCCTACCGACCCGAGGGGCCCATCGTATTGCGGGGGTACGAAAAACAGTATCCCATTGAAATTGGCCTTGTTGAGACGGATGAGGCGACTTAGGCTCTCGCCCGTGATGAACCTCTTACGATGATGACCCTTTTGATTTCAGCTTGTCATGACGAATTGGCTCAGAAACTCACCGACACTTTAGGCACCTAGTTTCAACCTTTTTCAATCTTCTTTGAATCGCTCGCCACCGGTACAATATGTTGTTCAAGAACAGCCCTGAGGAATGTGGGCCAACATCGAttctggaagaggaagaggaggaaggtaGCTCCTTTGGATGGATTCTGGACTATTGGGTTCGTGTAGACACAAAATAGGGAGTGGCTTTGCACTTGATACCCAGCGATGCTTGATATGGAATCTGGAGGTTGGGAGCGACAAATCAGGAGCGTTGAATCAGCATGGCATATTTTTTGTACTGTAAGGTTCGTTGTTCTAGGTTGATAAGACAGGAATAATGGCAGCTTGTCTCTTCTGAATTTTTACCTTGTGGACAAGAAAATATGAAATCAAGGCCTCAAAGGCTAGTGTAAAGACCTTGAAAGGTGTTTAAAAAGGGTATAGCGGCCTTTAACATGGTAGGGAGGGCTTGGAAGATAGTCATAGGGCGTTAAGAGATAGTCGAGGGCATTTCGATCATCTTTCAAGGTGTTTTGTCGAGTTCTAAAGGCTCGTAAAGTTTCAATAGATATTTGACATCTATTTACTATCTTTGAAGGCATATAAACTCTTTGTAAAGACGTATTATCTATCTTTTAAGGGGGTTTGAGCATCTCTTTTTGACGTAGTTCAAGATACTTCCTGCGTTAAATTGCCTACTTTGCAGTACCAGTTGCCTATTCGTCCACAGCTTAACAAGTTGGGAAGGCATTGGGCATAGGTATAACCCCCACAtacccaccccaaccccatcttccccttcttcttcaagaagcaCCGAAAGACATGACCAGCCGGTAGAGCACATCATCCCCTCTGGCATCCTTCTAAAGTAACCGGATTTTGTTTCACCATCATGGGAATTTTCGATGTTGAGAAATACGACTGCAATGGAAACCAACACTCGAAAAGCCGGGTGCTGTTGCGCTTGCTGCCGCGCTTGCTGCCTAAAACCTGCCTTACGACAGTGTCAGTCACGTCAACAACATTTATGTCGGTCATCCGCAAGTGTGGCAGCTATTTGGAGATTTTATGCACACATTAGCAGTTTACAAGTGTTTCttgctgtgtgtgtgttgtcgTGTTATTGGGGGGGattggttggtggagggatAACATGCTACTACTGCCTGTCATGCCGGGGACTCGACTCGACCAAAGCAAGCGagtgcttttttttttcgaggGGAGTCGGGGCGTTCCACTCTTAATTCACCATGTGGCTTTCACATGATGGCTTTCTAAGGTATTTTGGATTTGGTGGCCCAGTCTATTGTGGTAttgatggcgttggaggTTAACCTTGAGGCTGCACCGCCAGTCAGCACAGCAAAAGCATCTTCACCCCTCGAGAGTTTGGATGGGACATAAATAGGCTCGAAAGAAATTTTCGCAGGGCTTCTCTTTTTCACGTTTGTGGCATTGGATGTTGGGCTTGACCTCGACCAACTGTCATCAATTTAGACTCGGCCTCGTACGCGTTGAAACTTACGGTTCACTATCGAATCGACTTCATATCGACTATCACACACAGTGATGGGCGAGGCCTGACACTCGAGCGAAACTCTCGCCTTTGATCCCACGCCACCACCTTATACAAGAGAAGAACTACAACCCGACTCGAACAATGGCACCCCAAACCTACGACTGTCAAATCTGCCTCAGCCcattcacctcccccctctccccccttcctccctttgCCCTCTCGGGATGTAACCACTTCCACTGCCCCCGCTGCCTCTCGGAAAACCTAGCCCAATCCCTCaaatccctccccttcaaaccAGCCACCTGCTGCACCCAGGCAACCTTCATCCCTCCCTCTGTCTTCCGCCGCCGGGAGTTTGGTATACCACGAGACAGGGTGCGCCTCTATCGACAGAAAATAACAGAGTACCAAGCCTCCTATCCCACGTCACCTGCGTCAAGACGAAGGAGgcaacagccaccacagGAAATGGTACAGGGCTTGTCAGGGGTGAGGATTGTGTTTTATGGAGCGCCGATGCCGCTGAAGGTCAATTTGCCAACTTACTGCCAAGATGCGAAATGCGGGGCGTTTATACcggaggttttggggggcaggTGTAGGAGGTGCAAGAAGAGGACGTGTGAGATTTGCAAGATGGGGATGCACCTCGGGCAGGGCGGCTGTAGGAAGGAGGATTTGTTTAGGATTGAggagaggaccgaggtgaggaggttggctgCTATGGAGCTTGTTACCTTGGATGTGAAAAAGGTTAAGGAGGCAAGCaggagtgagagagagaaaatggagagggagaagagagcGAAGAGGGAGAGTGAGAAGGAGTTGTGGGCGCTGAcgagggcgttgatgagggAAAAGGAGTGGAAGAGGTGCCCGCGGTGTAAGAATGGGGTTGAGAAGACGGAGGGGTGTAATCATATGATTTGCGTTTGTGGGATCGATTGGTGCTATCGTTGCGAGAGGGCTTGGGGGGCTAGTCATATCATTGGGATGGGGGCTTGTGCTGGGTAGTTTAGAGGCAGGGCTTCCCTTTGATGATGCGGGTAAGGGCAGGggcaagaaaagggggtgggctgGACAAGGACACCTGGGGAGAGAGAGTTGACGGAtctgtttcttttgttttgggataatatttcttttttttttaattctGGTGGAAAACGTGTTTGGTGTTTTACACGAGCAATGAGGATGAAATCAGCGACGACAGGCCTCGACGGCATAAATTACGTTTATTTCCTTTGTCGGGAACACAGTACAGACAAAGGTCCTGGTAATATATAGCTACACAATAATACAGAGACACTAGAAGAGGATATTGCCGGCTGCACATGCAAATATAACATGTTTTTGCACCTCTTAAATCATGTCTAGATAAATAGTCTCATGGCTGGTCAGCAATTTCTGAGTGACAGTTGACAAAATAACTCAAGAACCTTGATCAAATATCTCCTGGGGATTTTGAGTTGTCAAGTTCCCATTCGACTTCCCCGCCGCCTGAAATTGGCGGAGAGTTAAGTTCTGAATAGCAAGCCCATCACAAACCTTCTCACAATGTGGCGTCATGACGACTTCCATCTCCAATCACCACGCCACCAGCCGAGGCATGTGAATGCAACCCCCAAAGTCAACAGCTGGCACCAGACACAGACCAAGATAAATTAAAACCTATGAATTGCGCACATCTTGGTATATACTTCTAGCAGGCTACAATGACTCTCAGCCAAATCGATAAAAATCAACACAGCAACTAACACACTGGGCAACGGCGTGTTTTCCAGGGATATTTTGACATTAACCATCCAACACCGGACGCCTTGACCATGCAAATCTTTTGCAAAACCCATTTTCCCCAGAGACTCTGATGACCGCCTTCCAAaatacccaccaccaccaacttaGACAAGCAAAACAGCGTTCAGGCAGCCGTCGTTCTCGGGATTGTTGGTAATCTGGGCGTAACGACCCCAGGCAATCTTTCCGGAAGCTGTGACCATACCAAGATCGGAGACGTTGACCTCGATAATGGTACCCTTGGACAGAACACCGAGCTGGGTGTAcagggggttgctggggttCTTCTTGACGCCCAAGATTGGGAGCTGTACCGTGACATTGAGAGTTGGGTGTGTGACATTGGCCTTCTTGTACCGGAGACCCATGGGGCGAATGAAACCTATTCCCAACATTAGTTCCCCTTTCCAAGCTCCTGAACAAGCCGAACCACTCACGTTCGTATTTGACCGGCCGTCTGGTGAAATCAGGCCCAACAAAAGTAGGCTTCGTAACCACACgcttccaccccttcttgTGCACCTTCTTGCCCGTCTTGACAACCTTGAATAACTCCTCCTCACTGATACCCTTGACCTTGGGAATCGGCACCGAAaacctcgccgccttctcgGCACGTTTGCTCTTGATCTGACTGGAGAGGGCCTTGGCAGATGTGGGGTTGGCGCGGTCGAGAAGGTACGAGGGAATAGGGTTGGAGGGCTCGTTCTCGGCGGGGGCGCCCTTGACGTTGCGCTCTTCGTGCTGCTTGATCGTCTTGCGCATCTGGATCTTTTGCGAGTGACGCTGCTTAGCGTACAGCTTGGCCCTCAGGCCGCGGAGGTTCTGCGCATTCTCGCTCTGCTTATGGCCCTCACGAGCGGCCTTCTTGCGCGTGCGCTCCTCATGATCGAGACGCTTGCCGTGAAGCTTGCGGTGTCTTTCTGTTCGGGGATTCTAGTTAATATCTGCGCCAAATTTCGGTGGTTTAGAGACGGGCGAGCAGGGGAAGGGCAGAGGCATACCGATATACTCGTTCTGGGGCTGCAGTTGTCGAAGGATGTGGTCAGCGTTTGTCAATCGAACTCTTCCTATTCAACAGAACTTACCATGATGAATTCTGTCGCCCTGGCAAGGGTCTTGAGTTCTCAGTTGATAATGGTTTGAAGGAGAGCTCAAGATTCGGATTCGCAAGCTTGCTAGGGCGTAACGGCGATGCGATTGAATCCAGGCGTTGGCACTGGAGGTCGTCCTCTGATAAAAAAATCGAGAGCTTATCGCAGGCTTGGTGGCGGGTTGCAAGTGGGGCAGAGACTCTAGATCCTGATTGGCCAGCCTCGCACATTCGCTTGTCCTCCAACACAAATGACAGCCGGATTTCAACTCAAGAAACATTAGCCGAATGCAAGTCTACAAATGATATGTGATATTAATCAGCATAGTATTTACAAAGTCTATGTAGGTACGTGAGGCTGAAGATACTAGGTGGGGTGGAGCACCAACATTCCACGACGACACAGCAAGCAGAGAACAATGAAGATACAGAAACAAAACATGATTTGTAATAACAACGCTCACATCGACTCTATTACGAGTTCGAGCTTGCTACGATGCAAGTATGTTTGAGCAATACCTAGGACACAAAAACCCAACTCCAATGCTGATGCGGTATCTCAGTTGCTGCAACCACTGCGCCATGCTGAAACATCCCAGAAATCCAGTCTTCCGTTGTTCCCTTATGCACCGGCCTGCTCCTGAAGCCTCTATCCTGGGTCCCAAGACCGTAACTCCAAACATGAAAACAAAAGTATCGTCAACGCCGGCTGGCTCTCATGGCCTCTAGAGCCTTGCGTTTTCGCTCTTCCTTCTCGCGCTTCAGCCGCTTCTCGCGTTCCTCTTCCTGCTTGTCCTCTAGGCGAGCACGACGCTCAGCCGCCGTCTCTTCGACTTCAATGTCGGAAAGACCAGCTTCCATGTCAGACTCATCCGACATGTCGTCATATCCACCGCGACGGCCATAGGCATACGggtcgtcttcatcttcatcataCTCAACAAAGTCGTCCAGgtcgtcgtcctcttcctcgtatCTTGAGCGAGAGCCGCCATATCGGGGACGTTCGCGTACCTTGTCTCGCGGGTCACGGTCAGGGCCGCTGCTGCTAGCCTTTGGTTTGGTAATAGCACCTGGCCGGGGTCGTGCTGTGCCGGTATAACCAGTTGTCGCCAAggcagccttcttgatcttcttgttctcctcctcggccgctgCTTTCGCTTTGGCACTCGAGGCTCCAGGAGACACACGATTCCGCTCGACTCCATTTTTTGGAGCTGTTCGAGATGATGCAGGGGGGGCTGCAGAGCCTTTCCTGCCGGCGACCTTGGCCTGCTTTGCCTGGTCCGCCTTCAGCTCTTTGCGCTCCTTCATGGTCAGGTTCCTCTCCACTGGCTTGTGACTGATCTTGCCAAGCGATTCCCGTGCCTCCTGGTTCTCACGTGCCCTCGCCATAATCTCTGCAAATGACCGCTTCTTTGGGGGACCCGAGtccgatggtgatggtcgGTTAGCGACAGGCCGCGATGGCAGAGGCTTGCTGCCATTGGAGGAGACACCTGGACGGGTGCCATTGGTCACAACTGTGCTTGGTCTGGTTGCTGGCGCAGTCGTCGATTTGACTGGTGGTCGCGATGACCCAGAGTATATGCTTCCGGAAGCGGTTGTGGGCTTATCTATCGGCCGGGAAGCTGGTTTTGGGGAGCTGATGTTGGGCCGCGATAGCCCATCTGCAGTGGTCTCAGTGCGCGGTGCCTTTGGGAGCGTGTTGCGCAAATCATCCTCGGCCTTTCGTTTGGGTGCCGTCGTGCTATGTCGCGATGTGGGGTTTGAGGTCGGTGATGGGCTGGG
It contains:
- a CDS encoding uncharacterized protein (COG:U; EggNog:ENOG503P1XW), which gives rise to MSATTIQSLKVLVESIILDPKYHDILTVVKGARNGAVYGAKVRFPHALVMIMLFRSGTLREKVRLIFNATKTHALNLAKFATIYKSTCLLLKLYGATPGKEGPYDSFIAGLLGGYVVFGQRSKRGKISSVSQQIVIYIFARVALALARLAVKPGYGLPGVSEPKQSAAISHYAWPVFASMSWAAVMHLFRWHAAELQPSLRSSMVYIYQNSDDWDGLRNFIWHNK
- a CDS encoding uncharacterized protein (EggNog:ENOG503P4FG; COG:S); the protein is MGIADLLGAITGEKPSPSPTSNPTSRHSTTAPKRKAEDDLRNTLPKAPRTETTADGLSRPNISSPKPASRPIDKPTTASGSIYSGSSRPPVKSTTAPATRPSTVVTNGTRPGVSSNGSKPLPSRPVANRPSPSDSGPPKKRSFAEIMARARENQEARESLGKISHKPVERNLTMKERKELKADQAKQAKVAGRKGSAAPPASSRTAPKNGVERNRVSPGASSAKAKAAAEEENKKIKKAALATTGYTGTARPRPGAITKPKASSSGPDRDPRDKVRERPRYGGSRSRYEEEDDDLDDFVEYDEDEDDPYAYGRRGGYDDMSDESDMEAGLSDIEVEETAAERRARLEDKQEEEREKRLKREKEERKRKALEAMRASRR
- the NSA2 gene encoding Ribosome biogenesis protein (EggNog:ENOG503NYAP; COG:J; BUSCO:EOG09263ZBF); the protein is MPQNEYIERHRKLHGKRLDHEERTRKKAAREGHKQSENAQNLRGLRAKLYAKQRHSQKIQMRKTIKQHEERNVKGAPAENEPSNPIPSYLLDRANPTSAKALSSQIKSKRAEKAARFSVPIPKVKGISEEELFKVVKTGKKVHKKGWKRVVTKPTFVGPDFTRRPVKYERFIRPMGLRYKKANVTHPTLNVTVQLPILGVKKNPSNPLYTQLGVLSKGTIIEVNVSDLGMVTASGKIAWGRYAQITNNPENDGCLNAVLLV
- a CDS encoding uncharacterized protein (EggNog:ENOG503P70G; COG:O); this translates as MAPQTYDCQICLSPFTSPLSPLPPFALSGCNHFHCPRCLSENLAQSLKSLPFKPATCCTQATFIPPSVFRRREFGIPRDRVRLYRQKITEYQASYPTSPASRRRRQQPPQEMVQGLSGVRIVFYGAPMPLKVNLPTYCQDAKCGAFIPEVLGGRCRRCKKRTCEICKMGMHLGQGGCRKEDLFRIEERTEVRRLAAMELVTLDVKKVKEASRSEREKMEREKRAKRESEKELWALTRALMREKEWKRCPRCKNGVEKTEGCNHMICVCGIDWCYRCERAWGASHIIGMGACAG